The genomic region TGGTCTAGGGGCTGTTAGAGCGACAGTTAGAAAATATTTAACTTAAACTTGAAGCAAAATTTCCGGTTATAGGGGCTATAAAAACAGTCGATTTTTGCCGATAAAATAGACATGGAAATTTTAAAATTCGCCGCACCATTTGCGCTTTTATTTTGTCTTTCTTCAGCGACGGCTCAGACACAGGCAAGACCGCTTTATCAGCTCTCCCCGATGCCTTTAAAAGAAGAAACAACCGATACGGCAACTCAAAATATAATAGCCGGAAACGACGCCGGTTTATTCAGAATAACCGATAACAATACGGCGCTTCCGTTGTGGACGGAAGGGCGAGTAAAACAAATTCTAAGAACCGAAACGGTCGGCAAAACGGGAAATACGGAAGAACATTGGTATTTTATTACGTCCAAAGGGATTCTTTACTCTCAGAATTTGAACGAGTTTGAATTTAGGAATACCGGCCTTCCCTCCCTTGTTATACACGAATACGATGAACAAAAAGACAGTTATACGCAGCAAATAGAAGATCTAAAAGACATATGTGCCAATCCTCTTAATCCCATGCAGCTTGTAACTGCAACAAAGGACAACGTATATATCAGCTTTGACGGCGCATTGAATTGGAAATCGCTTGGATCGATGAGTAAGACTACGGCAGGAATAAAAGCGGTTGCAATAGCCGATATGCCGCATTTTGCGCCTGACGGAAATTTTTATGGCACGGATCTGGTAGTTTTTATGTCGCATCCGATATTCGGACTGTCTTATATCATGCTCAACGATCAAAAACCCGCTTGGACCGATGTGACATCCGGATTTAAAATAATGTCGTCGCTTACCGCTCCGGATGAAATTTCCGATATTTTACCGGTACTCAAGGCCGACGCCGAAGGCAGAAATTACGTTGATATTTATATTTCACAGACGTTCATACCTAATATCTACAGGTTTAATTGGGAAAAGAAAAAAGGAGAACTTCTGTACGGCGGCAATGAACCAAGCGATACGATAGAGTCCTTAGTCAACGTTGAAGACACTTTGTTATTCACAAGACCTTCAGATGTCGGAACCTTCGATCTTAAAGAACAAAAAGAAGGAGGAATACCGGGTAAATTTTCTTTGTGGAAAGAAAGATTCGATTCTTTGTCACTTCCCGTACAAACGGCATGGATTCCTAAAGCGGCTGCGGGTTTTGAAAAGGGTTTTGTTCTTAATGAATTGTGGATGCTCTATCCTGAAAAGATAGGTTCAAAGTACGCAAACGTTATTAAAGACAATAAGCGAAGCTTATATATACCGCCGTATCAAGTGCGTAAGCAATTAGGTTCGGAAGGCATAGATAAATTTCTTTCGATCGTGGAAGAAAACGGTTTAAACAGCGTCGTAATAGATATGAAAGACGATTACGGTCTTTTGCGTTACAGCACAAAAGACCCGCTTGTAGCGCAAAAAGCGACGGAAAGCCAATATTCCGTAGATATAGATCAGTTTATTTCCAAATTTAAAGAAAAAGACATATACCTTATCGCCCGCATAGTCGTATTTAAAGACAAGAATTTAGCCAGATACGGCGGCGGGAAATACGCCGTATGGGACGCCGTAACCGGCAGGGCTTGGGTCGGAATAAAAGGATATGAAGACATTAAAAATGAAGAAGGAACAATTACCGGAAAAGAAACCGTTTACTATGATGAAAATTGGGTTGATCCGTATTCGGCTGAGGTTTGGGAATATAACGTGGGAATTGCGAAAGAGCTGATTGCGCGAGGATTTAATGAAATTCAGTTTGATTATATAAGATTCCCTACGGACGGATATAATTTAAAAAATGCACGTTTCCGCTGGCATTCTCAAGGCATGACAAAGGAATCGGCACTTATGTCTTTTTTAGCCTACGCCAGAAAGCAAATAGAAGCGCCTTTGGGAATAGATATTTACGGGGCGAACGGCTGGTATCGCAGCGGCGCACGGACGGGTCAAGATGTTGAAATGCTTTCAAATTACGTAGATGTGATTTGTCCTATGTTTTATCCGAGCCATTTTGAACAGGATTTTTTGCTTTATGAACCGGTGGCGGAGCGGCCTTATCGCATATATTTTTACGGCGCATATAGAAATTCTATCATCGGGAGAAACAGAATCATCGTGCGCCCGTGGGTTCAGGCATTTTATTTAAATGTAAGATACGACAGGCAGTTTTACAGCAAGGAATATGTAAGACAGCAGCTGTTCGGTATCCGCGATTCCGTAAACAAGGGATATATGTATTGGAATAACGTAGGTAACTACAGCATGATTCAGCCGGATATAGGCGAAGAGCCGTATTCCGGAAAGACAAAAGAAGCCGGCAGGGAATACAGAAAACCCGCTTTCGGTATTTCTGAAAATGCTAAAAATAAAAGCGATTCGGAAGGTCAAAGGACATTGCCGTCCATATCCGTTATCGACAGTGTGCGTAAATATGAGACAATTGAAAAAAACAGGTTTTTGAATATATTCAAACTGCCGTCGACGTCGATATTTTAATAAGCGGTAATTGAAGTTATTATAAAAATCATATAATTTTTAATATATCATGGAAACTATCACTTACACGCCCGAAGAATCGATTGCGGCGGTTGCCACAGGGCTTATTCCTTCGGCGCTCGGCGTTATACGGACTACGGGCAAAGACAGCATAGAAATGATTTCTCGCCTCTTTTCAAGGCCCAAGGCTTTGTTGTCGGCCGGCGGGAATTCGATCGTTTACGGTTGGATTATCGATCCTTTAAAAAAGGAAAGCGGCGAAGACGGGCGCGTAGATGAAGTTTTGATAAGCGTATTTAAATCTCCTAAAAGTTTTACCGGCGAAAACATGGCCGAAATAAGCTGTCACGGCGGAATCGCCGTTGTGACGGAAATTTACAACCTGCTTTTAAAAAACGGTTTTAGAAAAGCCTTGAGGGGAGAATTTACTTTTCGGGCGTATATTAATGGTAAAACGGATCTGACAAGGGCAGAAGCTATCAGGGAAATAATAGAAAGCAAAACGGATAAGTCCTCCGGAAGGGCGGCAGGCAGACTGGCAGGTTCCGTATACGATCAGATAAAAGACATTCAGCAGTTGATAGTTAAAACAATAGCCGCAATCGAAGTGGGCATTGAATATCCTGAAGACGAACAAACCATAGCGGATGCGTTTGACAGTACGGATCTGTTGTCCGCAGCTGAAAAACTTAAAAGTCTTTCGGATTCTTGGAAGAGTGAAAAACTGTATCAGGACGGCGCCAGAGTAGTTTTGTGCGGCAAGACCAATGTAGGAAAGTCGAGTTTGTTCAACTCTCTTTTAAAAGAGGACAGGTCTATAGTTTCGGATATAGAAGGAACGACAAGAGATTGGATTGAAAGCTGGGTGAATTTTGACGGGGTTCCCGCCCGCTTGTTTGATACGGCGGGCTTACGCAAGACCGAAGACCTTATAGAACAAAGCGGAGTCGAGCGGACAAAAGATTTGTCAAAAGATGCGGATATAGTTTTATATTTGGCCGACGCTTCGGACAGTTCTAAAGAAAAAGCGAAAATAATCACGGAAGAATTAGAGGCGCTGCTGCCCGATAATAAAATTCCCGTATTGCTTGTTTGGAACAAATGCGACAGCCTTGCTACCGGTTTTGAAGAAGCGGGTCTGCCGTATTTAAGAGAGAACAGCATAAAAAAAATTCCGACGTTAAAAGGACAACTTCATATAAGCGCTAAAACGGGAAAAGGCATCGCCGCTCTTTCTGAGGCGGTAAAAAACGTCCTTACAGGTTCTTTGGAAACGGACAGGGAAAAAGCCGGGCTCGGCTCTTCACGGCAGGAAAAAAATGTAAAAGAAGCGTATGAATGCGTTGCCCATGCTTTAAAAAGCGTAAATGAAAATTATTCGCTCGATGCCGCCGTTCAGGATTTGGAAGACAGCCTCGAAGCGCTTGCGGAAGTTACGGGCGAAGTTACGCCGGACGATATTTTGGAAACAATCTTTTCAAATTTTTGCGTCGGAAAATAATTGGCAGCTTTTATTATGCCTCGGCGTCGCTCGACAATTATCAAAGCCGCCCATAGTAGTCGCTCGTTGCTTACATGACTACTTTATCGCTTGTTGTTAATACACGAAACAAAGATTCTTGACCCGCATATGGGAAATATGATAGAGTTAACCATTCGGGCCATTAGCTCAGTTGGTTAGAGCAGAGGACTCATAATCCTTTGGTCCCTGGTTCAAGTCCAGGATGGCCCATATTTTAGCGCTTCAGGATAAGTGCTAAATCTTTATAATATAAGCATTTACAAAATTATCTGACCTTCAGGTTTTTGGAAATGTTAAGCAAATGTTAAGTGCTTAACAAAGAACTTGGAGGTTTTTATGGATTTAAATTATCACATTTTTAAGAAATCAATACAATCAAAGGATAAGATCGTTCATAAATGGAAGTATGGAGTTCCTACGACAAAGGAGTGATCCCTTGTGTGCGCTATAATTATTACACGCCGTCTGAGGGCTTTGGGTACACAGTAACTGAAAACAAGGTAACGACAGACCCCGAAAACGGCGAAGTGATAAAAACCTTTATCCAGACTGACGGACTTGGAAGAGAGCTTATAAAAGCAAAGACAGGATGTAAATTCGATTTACACACAAAGACAAATGAAGTCGGGTGGAATGTAAGCGGAGCTCTGGCATATGATGAGAAAGGCAGGACAATAGCTGAAGGGCAGATGCATTTTATTTCAGGGGAAGGCATAGAAGCAATAAACCTTAACGGAAAGTCAAATCAAGATGTCTCTATGCTATATAAGATGATAAGGCCTACAAAAAAGACATACGATGACCTTGACCGCATAGTAAAGACTATCCTTCCGGGGGTTAATAAAGAAGGAGACGAGAGGATCCAAAGAACTAAGTACGGCATAACGGAGGAAGGGCTATCATACATAGAGACGACAGATCTTTTAGGGAACATAGGAGTGCAGTATGCAGACGTTAGAGGGAATATCATAAAAGTAGAGCGATATGCAAAAGATAACGCAAAAAAGCTCACCTTTGCTACATATGAATATGATTCTCTCGGCCAAATGACAAGAGCTTATGACGCTAAAGGCAATGCGATAACAGTTACTTACGATATGCTCGGAAGAAAGACTGAAATCTCTACAAAGGACGGAGGAGCAAAAAGGTACACCTATGACGATATAAATCTCTTATATGAAGATGATGAAGTTATGAGAGATTCGGGTAAACGGATAAACTACACCTATGACGGCTTTAACCGTGTCATAAAGATAGCGTACCCTGAAGGGGGAGATGTAGAATATGAATACGGGAAGCCCGGAGCGCCGTACAATAGAGCAGGTAAAGTCACTTCGGTACAAGATGAAGCGGGCGTTACAAACTTTGAGTACGGAAAACTCGGGGAAGTTATAAAAGAAAAGCGAACGCTTAAAAGGCACATACCGTCACATGAGAGTGAAAAGACATCCGTAATGGAATATGTAAGCGACTATCTAGGACGCATGCAGAGCATTACATATCCTGACAGGGAAAAAGTTACTTACGGCTATGATGAAGGAGGACAGGTCAGAAGTATAAAAGGCATACACGACTCTCAAGAGTACACTTACATAGAGAACATAGGATATGACGAATATAGCCAGAGAGTGTATATCAAATACGGAAACGGAGTTGAAACAAACTACACGTATGATGACGATATGAGATGGCTAAAGCACATAAATACCGAAAACAAATTCGGGATGCAATATCAAAACATAGACTACACCTTTGACGATGTAGGTAATGTGTTAGGCTATGATAATAACTGTATGAACGGAGCTCGCTACAGCACTTCTCAAAGCTACACATATGATTCTCTTTATCAGTTAGTTGAAGCAATCGGTACTACGGAAGACAACCCCTACGGTATTATAGGATCGCCCGACTATATAAGCTCTTACAGTCAAAACTTCTCCTTTGATGAAATCGGGAACATGATAAATAAGAAGAGCACTGAAATAATCACTCCTGCAATGCAGAAGAAAAATGGAGACGATTTAAACTATGAGTTTACATATGAGTATGATACGGACTATGCACACCGCTTAAAGAGAGTAGGAAGTGAGAAGAAGGGCTTTAGGTATTATACATATGATAAAAACGGGAATGTTACATCCGAAAACGACGGAACATCTCCTAATGAAGATACGGCAGAACTCACACCTGTAACTATAACAACTCATACTAATGACGAAGGCTCACCCGTCTATGAAGCCGACTATGCATGGGCATGGCCTTGGAGCACAGGAAGCAATAGCAGCAACAAACCTGCACCTCTTAACAAGAGAACCTATGAATGGAACAGCCGGAACCTCTTAATGAGGAGCGTGAACTCTGTCTATGATACGCGCTATGCATACGGTGCGGACGGCAATAGAGCTGCCAAATGGACTCTTTCTAACTCAAGTGAGACATTATACTTTAACATGATGTGGACATGGCACACGGATACGGGACTTCCTGAAGGGCAGTATTCAAAGCACATATACCTAGGTGAGACAAGAATCGTAACCAAGCAGACAAGTAAGCTTGATATAAGCTATGGGCAAAGCGATGAATATCATCATAGGTACTACTATCATCCTGACCACCTAGGCTCGGCACAGCTTGTGACAGACTATGAAGGAAACGAGTATCAGAGGATAGAATACACGCCATATGGAGAGCTTTGGGTAGAGAAGAAGTCAAAGACGGAAGAAGGCTTACGTTTCCTGCCTTATAAGTTCACAGCAAAAGAACAAGATGAAGAGACAGGACTCTATTACTACGGAGCACGCTACTTGGATGCGAAGTACTCCCGCTGGTTATCAACAGATCCGGCGGTCGGGGAGTACATACCTCAAGCACCTGTAAACGATGAGGCAAAGAAATACAACCAAAGCCTGCCGGGACAAGGTGGCATCTTCAACATCGTGAACTTGCAGCTGTATCACTATGCAGGCAATAATCCTGTGAAGTATATAGATCCGGATGGGAAGGAAGTAGATTATAAATTTGTTGCTGGACATGAAGGAAAGCAACAATTGAATGGTTATGTACCAAAAAATAATGATGGAAAAACTATTGGTCGAAGTGGAGTTACTATTGCAACAGGTTTTGATATTGGCCAGCATAATTCTTATGATTTAAATCGAATTTTCGGAAGCAATAATACAAATCAGGAATTAAAGGATTTATATACACCGTATTTAGATATACGAAAGCAAGATGCGATTGATAAATTGGAAGAAATACCACTTACAATAACTCAAAATCAGGCAGACAAAACTGATGCAGCCGTTTTCTCTCAAAAATTAATATCGATAAAAAGGGCATTTAATTCAGCAAGTAAAAGCAATAATGGAAATTTTGATAATTTACCTGATAATGCACAAACTGCTTTATTTTCTTTTGCATATCAGAATGGCAGTGGGTCAATACCACAAGATTTAATTGATAAATTAGCAACAGGAGATTATTCCGGTGCCGCAGATGTTTTAACACAATACGGGAAAGATAATGGATATACCAATCGACGTAATGCAGAGGCTAACTTATTGCGTCAAATTCAAAGTCAAAATGATAATACGGATAATTAAGGGAAAAAAATTATGAAAAAATTGTTAATAGTTTTCATTATGTGTTTTTCAGTGGCATTTGCAAAGGATTATTATGTTTCAGTGAATTATTCTCTACAATCTGATGATTTACAAATACTGGATTTCGTTCAGGTTACTATAAATTCAAAAACAGATAAAAGGGTAACCATCAACATTGTGAAAACATTATTACCGTTTACACATATGATTGAAAAAACAATTGTTGCTAACAAGAAAAATGATAAATATGAGTTTGCTTTTGTTGATGGCTTTGGAAACCAAGCGTTTGGGTATATTAAGTTTTTACAAATAGATTTAATTGAGTTTTTTATTGATTGTCAAAAATTTTTTGACGAAGGGAAGGATCTAGCGCGGCTTTATTGAGATAAATATTGGCTAATAGAAACCCCGAATTCTTTTGATGTGGAAATGCTCGGTGTTTTGTTAAATCAATGAGTTTTTGTTATTAAAAAACTTTACTATGTTAATAGACATTTTATGTTCAATTTTTTATAAAAACCAGTAGGATAAATATATACGTATGTTTAACGCTATAATCTTGTATAAAATTACCTGTAGTTGGATATAGTACCAGTCGCGCTCAATATCAGAGCCATATGTTCCCATCCCATGTTTTGAAATAGTTCGACCGGTGCATTCTCATAGGCTTCTTCGTTGTAATCCGACATTCGTGTACTTCTTTAATGATTCAATTAGGTATTTTTAACACGATATTTGAAAAAAACGGTGTGGTTTATTCAAATTCAATAGCCTGTTCAAATTTATTGAAAATTTCAATTTGATTTTCAACATTGATTCTATTAACAAGCCAACCTCGCAATGAACAAAGTCGAATAAAATCTTCTAACCTGTTTTGACCATTAATTTCTTTTAATGTAATAACAAGTCCAAAAGCCATACCTCGTCCTGAATTACCAACTAAGCGTTTCGTTGTTTTTAAGCTTATTCCCCAGCGTCCATCATCATACAACTTTCGTGCACGTGGATTATTTTTTAACTCTTCACCAATTAATTTAATATTATCCCATTTTCGGTAAAGCTGACGAGCTTTTTCTTCTTTTAAGAAATATCTTCCTTCGTCATTTTGAATATTGTTATCGATTGGTTTAATAGAATCATCTTTGATTCGACCAAAATGAAGGTCTAACTCTGTATCAGTATAATCGACTCCTTGATTCCTAGAACAGTTTGGAAAATAACACAAAGTAGCTTTAGCAATGAATGGTTGGGCGTCCTGATATACAGGTACTGGAATATTATAATTATATGTATCATACAATATGGAACTACCAGAAATAACAAATCGAATTTCATCATTCTGACTTTGAATAATGTTTTCAATTTGTATTGGAACAACACCATAACCTGCAATTGTCGTTGTTGATTTGAATTTTTTCCATCCTGCAGCAGAATCTATTAACAATGCTTTTGCAGCTTCTTTTGTAAAATTCATTTTATAGATAAGGTACGCCATTTTTCTAGTTATCCAAGGAGCAGCGAATGATGTACCGTAGGATTTCTTTTTTCCAAATGGAGCATATACTGTTAGTCCATCTTCATAAGTTCCACCGTAGTAGCATAAGTCGGGTTTATTGAAAAAAGAAAGAACCGGCCCTGTTCGAGAATATTCTGCAGGAATATCATTGAAGTCAACGGAATTAACAACAATAGAATTAATAGAATCCGCAGGTGCACCTATTTTCTTTGGATATTCTTTATTCTCAGGTTTATTTGTTCCTGAAACAATAAATACAATATCATTCTTAAACTGTAAATAATCAAGTTTAGCTGCTTCTGGAGAAATAAAGTTTCTATCAATTTCAAGTTCAGAACCTAATGAAAGATTCCATACTTTTATGTCTTTATTGTTTTCGACTATTTTCTCTATAGTTTCCATAATAAATGAAGAACTGTTAGAACCCTTTTTGGCAACTCCAAAATGTCTTACTCTAAATCTACCACAATTATCTTGTAGTCTAGGATTCAATGTTGGACCATCAACAATAATCGATGAAACCATAGTACCATGATCATAGTCCTCTGGTTCCAATTCAATATCAGAAGATTGCATATTTGTATAGTCTACCCATTTTGTAAAATAAACATGCTTATCAAAATGAGTATCGATAACACCAATAACAGGTTCGTTTGTTGGGTCAAGTATAGAAAAATCTGGATCTGCATCAATATCTTCTTCAATACTAACAGCAGGAATTTCGGTAAGATCTTCAACTTTCATAGCAATTAAATAAGGTGCTTCTCGTTTGAGAATTTCAAAAATTGCCGGGCTCATTATAAATGTATCAACATCTATTTTTTGATATTTTGTTTCTGAAATTCCAATTTGCCTAAGAATATCAATAGAATTTACATCTGTTTTATAAAGAGTAACGATAGAATTTATGTTAATAGATTCCTTTTCAAGATCTACATCAAAAAAATCAACATGAAAACAATCGACAATTAAAGAAACAAATTTTGTTTTAGAAAAGTTCGGAATTGGAGTTAAATTGCTGTTGATTTTCTCTATTATTGCAAAATCAACTTCTCCAGAGAACATTGCTTGAATAATAGAAATACACTTATCCAATTGTGTAATAGTTTCTCTTATAGTTTTCTTGTCTACACAATGGGTAATAATATGTTTCGGGTCATCTTCTGAATCATTAGAAAATTTTGCACCAACTATTGTTTCATTAGTATTCTGTGAATATTGCGATAATAAATCTTTAATACGATTGCTTTTTGCAACAACTTCTGTGTAATGGACAGAAACAAGTGCTTTTTGAAAAAGCGTTTTATTTTTCCAATATTCATCAATTTCTATAAGTTGATTCCTTAAGTTTATAATATGTGAAACTTTAATTTTCTTATTAGCAGGAAGATTTCTAGGACCTGGTCTATTAGGATTTTTCCTTTGTTCAAAATGACCGGTCAACTTTAATATATCATTCATAATTAAGCCTCTTGTAATATTCTAGAAACATGACTTTTTGAAATGCCAGAAAGAATTTCTATTTCTCTTACTGTATATCCTTTTTCCTGTAGTTCCTTTACATCTGGATTTGGATTATTTGTAATCGATGTATAAAGGCGTCTTAAATAATCAAATTCATCATTTGGTTTACTGAATGCAATAGAAGATTTTATAAGATTCTTAAGTTCTCCCGGATAGGGAATAAATTCCTGTTCATCAAGGATTTTATTAAAGAGTCTCAGATTTCGGCCTGCGTATTTAAACTTACTTAAAAAATGTCCCAATATTATTTCTGCAATGTCATGTAAATCTTCTCTTGAATAACGATTAAAATCTATGCAAGAATCAAATCTACGCAAGAGAGCTTTATCAAAAGAATCATAAAGATTAGTTGTAGCTATCATTACAATTTGTTCATTGAGATTATCCATTCCTTTTAAAACAGCTGAAGTGGCACGACCCATTTCTCGTAAATCGTTAGAATTAGTTCTATCCAAAGCAATAGCATCAATTTCGTCAAAAAGCACGATCATTCTTTCTGGATGAGCTACCGAGTTAAGTTGAGAAAATAAGTTTGAAATATTTTTAGCAGTTTGGCCTAATTTACTATCGATGAGATTATCAAAATCAACAACATATAATTCTCTTGAAAGAATACGCGCAACTTGTTTTACAGTTTCTGTTTTTCCAGTTCCTGGTGCACCATAAAAAAGATATTTATTGATTCCAGCGTTCTGTCCAATTGCATTTACAATACCTAAAATATCATTTTTAATGATTTCAGGCAGTGGAAGAGGTTCTTTAGAATACTCAATTTTATGTAAAAACGAATTGTTGTCTTCGTTTATTTGAGGAACGAATGTGTTAGCTTTAGAAAGAAGAGCCATAATATATTCTGCAAGTTCTCGATCTCCAGAAGCATTAAAATCATTGGCAATTTCATAAGCTTCATCTCTAAAAGATACATCATTGCCTTCTGAATAATATTTGATTAGATTGATAACATTCTTCTTTTTCATAAAGACACCCCACTCATTATAATAATATATAAGGGACAAAAAATCAATATACGGGACATTGGTCATAAAAATAATTTTACAAAAGGACAAAAAAGTTCTTGACTTTAAAAATATGGATTACTATATTTTAACTGTGTCCATCACACTGAGGAACGTTGTTCCAATAAAAAAGGACTAAAAACAGCTGCAACTGCTAATAGCCCTTTATAAACCTTTATATAACTCTGAATGAGCCACAAATAGTGAATACCTTACAATAAAATTTTGAAGAATTTGTGTCAAGGAGTCATTCGGGGTGGGAGGATAGCCTCTTGAAACAACACCATGTTGTCCATAATCCTAATGGCGGCTGGGATGTAAAAGCTGCTAATGCACAGCGCGCGAGTGCACATTCAACAACAAAAGCTGGAGCAATTTCTATTGCGCGTACAATCAGTCAAAATCAAGGTTCTGAACTCTTCATACATAATATGAATGGTCAGATTTCTAGTCGAGATTCTCATGGAAACGATCCGTTTCCTCCAAGAGGATAATCAATAATTTTTTTAAGTATAATACTTGTTCTCCTTGCTAGTATTATACTTTTTTCTATTTCATTATTGTGAGGTTAAAAATGGATATTATAAAAGGAGGAATGCAAATGAATTTTAAATCCATTACCGACAAATATAGACTTTCCGACGGAAATGAAATACCGTGTATA from Treponema parvum harbors:
- a CDS encoding DUF2188 domain-containing protein; translation: MKQHHVVHNPNGGWDVKAANAQRASAHSTTKAGAISIARTISQNQGSELFIHNMNGQISSRDSHGNDPFPPRG